Proteins from one Anopheles nili chromosome 2, idAnoNiliSN_F5_01, whole genome shotgun sequence genomic window:
- the LOC128720733 gene encoding CDC42 small effector protein homolog: MASTGDIWLQWFSCCFHQPQSPRRRRHHQRLRIDRSMIGNPTNFVHTGHIGSNDVELSTNHLSAIQNQMQSKGGYDMNSLRLQTC; this comes from the exons ATGGCCAGCACAGGTGATATTTGGCTGCAGTGGTTTTCGTGCTGCTTTCATCAACCCCAAAGTCCTCGGCGTCGGAGGCACCACCAACGGCTGCGAATCGATCGTTCGATGATTGGTAATCCAACCAACTTTGTCCACACTG GTCACATTGGTTCAAACGATGTGGAATTATCTACGAATCATCTTTCCGCCATCCAGAATCAGATGCAAAGTAAAGGTGGCTATGATATGAACTCTCTTAGGTTACAG ACTTGCTGA